The proteins below come from a single Mytilus edulis chromosome 5, xbMytEdul2.2, whole genome shotgun sequence genomic window:
- the LOC139522638 gene encoding tripartite motif-containing protein 29-like, whose amino-acid sequence MSASIICGPCDRVSRRNSAQKLCTNCGEGFCADCEQTHRSMMVTADHTLISTNEVHDTDNSAVIMICDIHGNKFDLYCKTHELVICVACLPSKHIHCSDAVISNRNVAMQNFEVQEQSIRKSIGEIRTNLNKHLDKIEKKLLDELSELYTRCKSKYGKVLKTFHKTENEIKLLQIQTSQLKRLGSDIQVFLGTRQITELINVQIHTVKSVVRAIQENTIEIDRDAPRNNFIA is encoded by the coding sequence ATGTCAGCCAGTATAATATGCGGACCCTGTGACCGTGTCAGCAGACGTAATTCTGCACAGAAATTGTGCACTAATTGTGGGGAAGGTTTCTGTGCTGACTGCGAACAAACTCACAGGTCTATGATGGTAACTGCAGACCACACATTGATATCAACCAATGAAGTACACGACACTGACAATAGTGCTGTCATTATGATTTGTGATATTCATGGCAACAAATTTGATCTATACTGCAAAACACACGAATTAGTCATCTGCGTAGCCTGCCTTCCGTCAAAACACATACATTGTTCTGATGCCGTTATTTCCAATCGAAATGTAGCTATGCAGAATTTTGAAGTACAAGAACAGAGCATCCGAAAATCAATCGGTGAAATaagaacaaatttaaacaaacatttggaCAAAATTGAGAAAAAGTTGTTAGATGAGCTATCAGAACTGTACACGAGATGTAAATCAAAGTATGGAAAAGTCCTGAAAACTTTTCATAAAACAGAGAATGAAATCAAGTTGCTACAAATACAAACTTCACAACTGAAACGTCTTGGATCTGACATACAAGTGTTTCTTGGAACTCGTCAAATCACCGAATTAATCAATGTTCAGATACATACCGTCAAATCTGTGGTGAGGGCAATACAGGAAAACACGATAGAGATAGATAGAGATGCACCCAGGAATAACTTCATTGCTTAA
- the LOC139522726 gene encoding tripartite motif-containing protein 2-like: MSSNILCGPCRHVNTQKNAQKWCTNCEEGFCSDCEQVHRSMKVTRDHTLISTDDYRKIENIPVNLKCDTHGKKFDLYCKNHDVAICVVCFPSLHKHCSDVISLDEASKNAKRSTALDDLEDSIKVALENLKGFINNRNQAIKNLKIEEQSVRKSISEMRANVNNHLDELENKMLDDLSQRYENCKSKYGEVQKYLNNTEIEINLLQEQTSQMKLVGSNLQVFLGTRQMNNLIHNKVQNVRSITSTLQDYKIGVEIHQGITSLLENVDNFGKVKVEENIINLPFKDAKVDQAQIVHKPIGQSFDQTRLQLRQKFQIKDKNNNENVRGCGILPNSHLLIANFNGNKAIMEYSDDGRHIRDIPVSHKPFDLAIIDSDRMAVSYYGNNYIEILNINNKKVHAKVTFEWGCWGISCQNGNIYIIVDNEGIVEMDMSGKRLRAIGGKYAGRGIIYIATTNDRIYCTDYYKNKIYCCSMMGEDIWTFSNHSLLAPRGISVDGDQNVFVVGESSNNLMMIQHDRKVSKMLLTKSDGLNKPGPVQYNRDKKLLFVCNGNGDAFLYSVI; encoded by the coding sequence ATGTCATCCAACATTCTCTGTGGACCATGTAGACAtgtcaacacacaaaaaaatgcaCAGAAATGGTGTACAAATTGCGAAGAAGGTTTTTGTTCTGACTGCGAACAGGTTCATAGATCCATGAAGGTCACTAGAGATCACACACTGATATCAACCGACGATTAtcgtaaaattgaaaatatccCCGTCAATTTGAAATGTGATACACATGGCAAGAAGTTTGATCTATACTGTAAAAACCACGACGTAGCGATTTGCGTGGTCTGCTTTCCCTCACTACACAAACACTGTTCTGATGTCATTTCCCTCGACGAAGCCTCAAAAAACGCAAAGAGATCGACAGCCCTTGACGATCTAGAAGATTCAATCAAAGTTGCTTTAGAAAACTTGAAAGGTTTCATCAACAACCGCAACCAGgctataaaaaatcttaaaatagaaGAACAAAGCGTCAGAAAATCAATCAGTGAAATGAGAGCAAATGTAAACAACCATTTggatgaacttgaaaataaaatgttagaTGATTTGTCTCAACGGTATGAAAACTGTAAATCAAAATATGGAGAAGTTCAGAAGTATTTGAATAACACAGAAATAGAAATCAACTTACTACAAGAACAAACATCCCAAATGAAACTTGTCGGATCCAACTTACAGGTATTTCTTGGCACTCGTCAGATGAACAATTTAATCCATAACAAGGTACAAAACGTCAGATCAATTACGAGCACATTACAGGATTACAAGATAGGGGTTGAGATTCATCAAGGAATAACTTCGTTATTAGAAAATGTCGATAATTTCGGAAAGGTCAAAGTTGAAGAAAACATTATCAATTTACCATTCAAAGATGCAAAGGTCGACCAAGCTCAAATAGTACATAAACCAATCGGCCAATCGTTTGATCAAACAAGGCTGCAATTGCGACAAAAGTTCCAAATCAAGGACAAAAACAATAACGAGAATGTCCGCGGATGTGGGATTTTACCAAATAGTCATTTATTGATTGCCAATTTCAATGGAAACAAAGCAATAATGGAGTATAGCGACGATGGAAGACATATCCGTGACATACCAGTCTCTCACAAACCTTTTGATTTGGCGATTATAGACAGTGATCGCATGGCAGTTTCATATTATGgaaataattatattgaaatattgaaCATTAACAACAAAAAGGTTCATGCGAAAGTAACTTTCGAATGGGGTTGTTGGGGAATTTCATGCCAGAATGGAAACATTTATATAATAGTTGATAATGAAGGTATTGTGGAGATGGATATGTCAGGGAAAAGATTACGTGCAATAGGTGGAAAATATGCTGGACGTGGTATTATTTATATCGCTACTACAAACGATAGAATATATTGTACAGactattacaaaaacaaaatatactgCTGTAGTATGATGGGTGAAGATATCTGGACATTCAGTAACCATTCCCTTTTAGCTCCCAGGGGTATATCAGTTGACGGTGATCAGAACGTGTTTGTTGTAGGTGAAAGTTCTAACAACCTGATGATGATACAACATGATAGGAAAGTCAGTAAGATGTTACTTACTAAATCCGACGGTTTGAACAAGCCAGGTCCCGTACAATACAATAGAGACAAGAAATTACTGTTTGTTTGTAATGGAAATGGAGATGCCTTTCTATATAGTGTTATATAG